Proteins encoded within one genomic window of Equus caballus isolate H_3958 breed thoroughbred chromosome 20, TB-T2T, whole genome shotgun sequence:
- the LOC100066210 gene encoding CMRF35-like molecule 7, producing MAWEATHLLSPLLLVLLASGSWEQKPEMLHKLEGESITVRCQYQFQQGWNKMKHWCKVIREYTCDIIVSNARIQKGARHSLQDYPRSGFFSVTMTELRVEDSGIYWCGIGESYRIFGLRAIHLVVSQASTLPTPRSTRRTTAWTSAISPVLDSPTDNWNVISGVVVAVLLLVLTLFLILYLRKARGRARKGEDESHHNYDNISAQEAECPVRSKDPSPGQRESQLSRGSDQRMGSSEDPGAICYASLIHLNHLGLEDSIYVNTAPNPKPTPDPLLAVEYASIARNRPQPSKSAALEGEQDLKAEFTGQ from the exons ATGGCCTGGGAGGCCACACACCTGCTGTCACCTCTCCTGCTGGTGCTCCTGGCCTCAG GCTCCTGGGAACAGAAGCCAGAGATGCTGCATAAACTGGAGGGCGAGTCAATCACCGTGAGATGCCAGTACCAGTTCCAGCAAGGTTGGAACAAGATGAAACACTGGTGTAAGGTAATAAGAGAATATACTTGTGACATAATCGTCAGCAATGCCAGGATCCAGAAAGGGGCTCGACACTCCCTCCAGGATTATCCCAGGTCTGGCTTCTTTTCCGTCACCATGACTGAACTCAGGGTGGAGGACTCAGGAATCTATTGGTGTGGAATCGGAGAATCTTACAGGATCTTTGGTCTAAGAGCCATCCATCTGGTGGTATCTCAGG CTTCaaccctgcccacccccaggagCACCAGGAGGACCACAGCCTGGACCTCTGCCATCAGCCCTGTCCTTGACAG CCCCACAGATAACTGGAACGTCATCTCGGGCGTGGTGGTGGCCGTCCTGCTGCTGGTGCTCACCCTCTTCCTGATCCTATACCTCAGGAAAGCCCGAGGAAGAGCCAGGAAAG GTGAGGATGAATCCCACCACAACTATGACAACATTTCAGCCCAGGAGGCAGAGTGTCCTGTGCGTAGCAAGGACCCGTCACCAGGACAGAGGGAATCTCAGCTTTCCAGG GGCTCCGATCAGCGGATGGGCTCCAGCGAGGACCCCGGGGCGATCTGCTATGCCTCACTTATCCACCTGAACCACCTCGGCCTTGAGGACTCCATCTATGTCAATACCGCCCCCAATCCGAAGCCCACGCCTGACCCCCTTCTGGCTGTGGAATATGCCAGCATCGCTAGAAACAGACCCCAGCCCTCCAAGTCCGCAGCCCTGGAGGGGGAACAGGACCTGAAGGCAGAATTCACTGGGCAGTGA